Proteins encoded together in one Acholeplasma hippikon window:
- a CDS encoding thiolase family protein has product MKKVFVVAAKRSAIGSYLGTLSNISMVDFSAQILSQMLDNINIDKKVIDEVIIGNVIQSNHGQGIARQISMKAGIPENVAAYSINMLCGSGMKSVISAFQSIQSGDNNLVIAGGVESMSEAPFYITGHTRKGMKQGNQEIIDSIYKDGLIDPFNHVLMGYTAEMIAEKLNISREEQDQYAYKSQMKAIHASDTGFFNKEILPITIKDRKNIHIFDKDEFINRNSNLEKMRTLRTIFKENGTVTAATSSGLNDGASFILLASEEMVTSLNLKPIAEVIATSKAALDPMYMGLGPTLAINKILEKTKMSLAEIDLIEINEAFAAQVLGVVKELSVSNGIDIESILNKLNIHGGAIALGHPLGASGNRILVSLIHELHEYNKTYGLASLCIGGGMGTAVLIKRI; this is encoded by the coding sequence ATGAAAAAAGTATTTGTTGTAGCAGCAAAACGTAGTGCAATTGGATCATACTTAGGAACATTATCAAACATAAGCATGGTTGATTTTTCAGCACAAATTTTATCGCAGATGCTTGATAACATAAATATAGATAAAAAGGTTATAGATGAAGTCATTATTGGTAATGTGATTCAAAGTAATCATGGTCAAGGTATTGCTAGACAAATTTCAATGAAAGCTGGTATACCTGAAAATGTAGCTGCATACAGTATCAATATGTTATGCGGTTCAGGAATGAAATCAGTGATTAGTGCTTTCCAGTCTATTCAGTCTGGAGATAATAACCTTGTTATTGCTGGTGGTGTTGAGTCAATGAGTGAAGCACCATTTTACATAACAGGGCATACAAGAAAAGGTATGAAACAGGGTAACCAAGAAATTATTGATAGCATCTATAAAGATGGACTCATCGACCCATTTAATCATGTATTAATGGGGTATACTGCAGAAATGATTGCAGAAAAGCTAAATATTAGTCGTGAAGAACAAGATCAATATGCATACAAGTCTCAAATGAAAGCAATTCATGCATCTGACACAGGTTTCTTTAATAAAGAAATTTTACCAATTACTATAAAAGACAGAAAAAACATTCATATTTTTGATAAAGATGAGTTTATAAATCGAAATTCAAATTTAGAAAAGATGCGTACGTTAAGAACTATTTTTAAAGAAAATGGAACAGTAACAGCGGCTACATCAAGTGGTCTAAATGACGGGGCAAGTTTTATATTACTTGCTAGTGAAGAAATGGTTACCTCATTAAATTTAAAACCAATTGCAGAAGTTATTGCAACTTCAAAAGCTGCACTAGATCCAATGTATATGGGATTAGGTCCAACCTTAGCGATTAATAAAATATTAGAAAAAACAAAAATGAGTTTAGCTGAGATTGATTTAATTGAAATCAATGAAGCATTTGCAGCACAAGTTTTAGGTGTTGTAAAAGAATTAAGTGTATCGAATGGAATTGATATAGAAAGTATTTTAAATAAGTTAAATATACATGGTGGTGCAATCGCATTAGGACACCCACTTGGTGCTTCAGGAAATAGAATCTTAGTTAGCCTCATACATGAATTACACGAATACAATAAAACATATGGTTTAGCAAGCTTATGTATTGGTGGTGGCATGGGCACTGCAGTATTAATTAAAAGAATTTAG
- a CDS encoding acetate kinase produces the protein MKIIAVNAGSSSLKFQLLEMPEEKEIASGIVERIGNKNAEFTFKFNGEKFVKKGEILDHSKAVELVIEGLLKHGVINKLEEIEGVGHRVVQGGELFKDSAVIDDEVVAKIASLNDLAPLHNPAHIIGINAFRKALPNVIQVAVFDTTFHQTMPEESYLYSVPFEWYEKYGVRKYGAHGTSHQYVSEIAAKRLGKEDTKIVVCHIGNGASITAVKNGKSVDTSMGLTPLEGIPMGTRSGNVDPTIFGLIAKKEGKSIDQILNDLNKHSGYLGVSGVSHDSRDIVDAAHQGNHRAQLAITIQAKRIADYIGSYFVLMGGLDAIVFTAGIGENAKEVREAIVDRLSAVGAKLDPVANNSRGEKEISAADSKVKIWVIPTNEEVMIARDVMRLRK, from the coding sequence ATGAAAATCATAGCTGTTAATGCTGGAAGTTCCAGCTTAAAATTCCAATTACTTGAAATGCCAGAAGAAAAAGAAATTGCATCAGGTATCGTTGAAAGAATTGGTAATAAAAATGCAGAGTTCACTTTTAAATTTAATGGTGAAAAATTTGTAAAAAAAGGTGAAATTTTAGATCACTCTAAAGCTGTTGAATTAGTTATCGAAGGATTATTAAAACACGGCGTAATTAATAAGTTAGAAGAAATTGAAGGTGTTGGTCACCGTGTCGTTCAAGGTGGAGAATTATTTAAAGATTCTGCAGTTATTGATGATGAAGTTGTAGCTAAAATTGCTTCATTAAATGACTTAGCACCACTACACAACCCAGCACATATTATTGGTATTAATGCATTTAGAAAAGCATTACCGAATGTTATCCAAGTTGCTGTGTTTGACACAACATTCCATCAAACAATGCCAGAAGAAAGTTACTTATATAGCGTTCCTTTCGAATGGTATGAAAAATATGGTGTTAGAAAATATGGTGCACATGGTACATCTCACCAATATGTTTCAGAAATCGCTGCAAAACGTTTAGGTAAAGAAGATACTAAGATTGTTGTTTGTCATATCGGAAATGGTGCATCAATCACTGCTGTTAAGAATGGTAAATCAGTCGATACATCAATGGGATTAACTCCACTTGAAGGGATTCCAATGGGAACACGTTCAGGTAACGTTGACCCAACAATCTTTGGCTTAATTGCTAAAAAAGAAGGTAAATCAATTGATCAAATCTTAAATGACTTAAATAAACATTCAGGTTATTTAGGCGTTTCAGGTGTTTCACATGACTCACGTGATATCGTAGATGCTGCACATCAAGGAAATCACAGAGCACAATTAGCAATCACTATCCAAGCGAAAAGAATCGCAGATTATATCGGTTCATACTTCGTGTTAATGGGTGGATTAGATGCAATCGTATTCACAGCAGGAATTGGTGAAAATGCTAAAGAAGTTAGAGAAGCTATCGTGGATAGATTAAGCGCTGTTGGAGCTAAATTAGACCCAGTTGCAAACAATTCACGTGGTGAAAAAGAAATCTCAGCAGCAGATTCTAAAGTTAAAATTTGGGTAATTCCAACTAACGAAGAAGTTATGATTGCAAGAGATGTTATGAGATTAAGAAAATAA
- a CDS encoding IS110 family RNA-guided transposase — protein sequence MILVGIDVASNKHDIFIMNALGEVFNKHFTIDNTRQGYKKLLEQISLAKEFFKDSNVRIGLESTGHYSRNILYFLILEGYDVMFINPLLTNMDRKASSVRKTKTDSIDAKAICMFLIRNQNDFKPYTLSSYHIDELKILVRQRKSLKKQLNQITNQLHAFLDQAFPEYHTVFKNILSNAPLTLLSSYASLSELKRVRVNTLSELLKKSSKGRHGLAKVELIKTLVKDSIGIDSASLSLSIKQSVQTIRTIESQIDQINQLLEHHITESKTTLLSIPGIGTQTGAIILAEIGDINRFKSDDALLAYAGLDPSVYQSGNYEGSFKISKRGSSILRWAIFQAAKVAVIHDPVFNAYYEKKKSEGKHYLTIIGHVTKKLLRVIRSILKNNSVYTVSH from the coding sequence ATGATTCTAGTAGGTATTGATGTCGCCTCAAATAAACATGACATCTTCATTATGAATGCATTAGGTGAAGTATTTAATAAACACTTTACAATCGATAATACACGTCAAGGCTATAAAAAACTCCTTGAGCAAATTTCATTGGCCAAAGAGTTCTTCAAAGATTCTAATGTGCGTATAGGGCTTGAATCTACTGGACATTACTCTAGAAATATCTTATACTTCTTAATCCTCGAGGGATACGATGTAATGTTTATTAATCCATTATTAACCAATATGGACCGAAAGGCTTCCTCAGTTCGTAAAACGAAGACTGACTCTATAGACGCCAAGGCCATTTGTATGTTTCTCATTCGAAACCAAAACGATTTCAAACCCTATACACTATCATCATATCATATTGATGAACTCAAAATACTTGTTAGACAAAGAAAATCTTTAAAAAAACAATTAAATCAAATAACTAATCAACTTCACGCATTCTTAGATCAGGCTTTCCCTGAATATCATACCGTATTCAAGAATATCTTATCTAACGCCCCATTAACACTTTTATCGTCGTATGCTTCATTATCAGAACTAAAACGCGTTAGAGTAAATACGTTATCTGAACTTCTTAAGAAATCTTCTAAAGGTAGACATGGTTTAGCAAAAGTTGAACTCATTAAAACATTAGTTAAAGATTCAATTGGTATAGATAGTGCATCTTTATCACTATCCATCAAACAATCTGTCCAAACCATTAGAACTATTGAAAGTCAGATTGACCAAATTAATCAATTGTTAGAACACCATATCACTGAATCTAAAACCACCCTTTTAAGTATTCCCGGCATTGGTACTCAGACCGGTGCTATCATCTTAGCCGAAATTGGTGATATCAATCGTTTTAAATCAGATGATGCCTTACTAGCATATGCCGGTCTTGATCCATCTGTTTATCAATCCGGTAATTATGAAGGCAGCTTTAAGATATCAAAGCGTGGATCATCTATTTTGAGATGGGCCATCTTTCAAGCTGCTAAGGTAGCGGTTATTCATGACCCCGTTTTTAACGCTTACTATGAGAAGAAAAAATCTGAAGGAAAGCATTACCTAACAATTATTGGCCACGTTACTAAGAAGCTCCTTAGAGTTATTCGTTCCATTTTAAAGAACAATAGTGTATATACTGTTTCTCATTAA
- the trhA gene encoding PAQR family membrane homeostasis protein TrhA: protein MEKIKKVKRVQTVGEEIANSVSHGVMAIFGIVALILLVVKAGNDGWKLTSALIFGISIIMLYTMSTLYHALAFTKSKGLFKRFDHLSIYLLIGGTFAPNLLLLPSLRENPMFGIEGFLSEGIFLFICQWILIIIGVIFKSIWVKKYQPLHVAIFLLIGWSGLYFIVDLYQFAPAAMWLILLGGVSYSIGVVFYSLSRIKYFHFIWHLWVALGTVLQFCAIYTYLMG, encoded by the coding sequence GTGGAAAAAATAAAAAAGGTAAAAAGAGTTCAAACCGTAGGTGAGGAAATTGCAAATAGCGTTTCACATGGTGTAATGGCAATATTTGGTATTGTTGCATTAATTTTGTTAGTAGTTAAAGCAGGAAATGATGGTTGGAAGTTAACTTCAGCCTTAATTTTTGGAATTTCAATTATCATGCTTTATACAATGTCAACACTGTATCATGCATTAGCTTTTACTAAAAGTAAAGGTTTATTTAAAAGATTTGATCACCTATCAATTTATTTATTAATTGGTGGAACTTTTGCACCGAATTTACTATTATTACCATCATTAAGAGAAAACCCAATGTTTGGTATTGAAGGATTCTTAAGTGAAGGTATATTCTTATTTATTTGCCAATGGATATTAATTATTATTGGTGTTATCTTTAAATCCATTTGGGTAAAAAAATATCAACCATTACACGTTGCTATTTTCTTACTTATTGGATGGAGCGGATTATACTTTATTGTAGATTTATATCAATTTGCACCAGCTGCAATGTGGCTTATCCTATTAGGTGGAGTAAGTTATTCAATAGGTGTAGTATTTTATAGCCTATCAAGAATTAAATACTTCCATTTTATTTGGCATTTATGGGTTGCATTAGGAACTGTGTTACAATTTTGTGCGATTTACACATATTTAATGGGATAA
- a CDS encoding tRNA (cytidine(34)-2'-O)-methyltransferase, with amino-acid sequence MIHVVLCQPEIPQNVGNIMRTCVGSNVRLHLIEPISFKIDDAKLRRSAVDYYDHLYFEIHKDWESFTKDRKGRYFFLTRYGKHRHSDPDYKAIDEDIYLVFGSESYGIDRKLLAENEEFTFRIPTNDKIRSLNVSNAVAITVFEVLRQLDYPSLFDHEPDTLKGSNYLKQFKGE; translated from the coding sequence ATGATACACGTTGTGTTATGTCAACCTGAAATTCCACAAAATGTTGGAAATATCATGAGAACTTGTGTTGGTTCAAATGTTAGGTTACATTTAATCGAACCAATTAGTTTTAAAATTGATGATGCGAAATTAAGAAGAAGTGCAGTAGATTATTATGATCACTTATACTTTGAAATTCATAAAGATTGGGAATCATTTACTAAAGACAGAAAAGGTAGATATTTCTTCCTAACCCGTTATGGAAAGCATCGTCATTCTGACCCAGACTATAAAGCAATTGATGAAGATATTTATCTAGTCTTTGGATCAGAATCATATGGAATTGATCGTAAGTTATTAGCAGAAAATGAAGAATTTACATTTAGAATTCCAACAAATGATAAAATCAGAAGTTTAAATGTTTCAAATGCAGTTGCAATCACCGTATTTGAAGTGTTAAGACAACTTGACTATCCGTCATTGTTTGATCATGAGCCGGATACGTTAAAAGGAAGCAACTACTTAAAACAATTTAAAGGAGAATAA
- a CDS encoding calcium/sodium antiporter: MEIFNQTGLNVLANIMILIVGGLILIKCADIFVDSASSLAKKLKISTLVIGLTIVALGTSLPELAVSLVSAIKAKGTSDLALGNVIGSNIVNITLILGIGPLFGTILVGKNIQKRDIPFMILATVMFVLFGFLFNTDQRIVWYEGIILLLICALYIYILIRSSKNEVNHEEEHEVKPFTKWTIPLLIIGAAGIAIGAELVTTPATYLAETAAVAFGMTKTAATTLVGLTIVAVGTSLPELMTTIAAAKKGQNNMILGNVIGSNILNILFIIGLSSTITNLKFNEAILIDLVIMLGVTIFVSLFAIKGKLTKNVGLILIVTYIFYVVYLVLRTFGVL, translated from the coding sequence ATGGAAATTTTTAATCAAACAGGATTAAATGTCTTGGCTAACATTATGATACTAATTGTTGGTGGATTAATTTTAATAAAGTGTGCTGATATCTTTGTCGATAGTGCATCAAGCCTAGCCAAAAAATTAAAGATATCAACACTTGTGATTGGATTAACAATTGTTGCATTAGGAACATCATTACCTGAATTAGCGGTAAGTTTAGTTTCAGCAATTAAGGCAAAGGGAACATCTGATTTAGCATTGGGCAATGTGATTGGATCAAATATCGTGAATATTACTTTAATTTTAGGTATTGGCCCATTATTTGGTACTATTTTAGTTGGAAAAAATATACAAAAACGTGACATTCCATTCATGATTTTGGCTACAGTTATGTTTGTATTATTTGGGTTTTTATTCAATACGGATCAAAGAATTGTTTGGTATGAAGGTATTATTTTACTATTAATTTGTGCGTTATACATTTATATTTTAATTAGAAGTTCTAAAAATGAAGTAAATCATGAAGAAGAGCATGAAGTTAAACCATTTACTAAATGGACAATTCCATTATTAATAATTGGTGCTGCAGGAATTGCAATTGGAGCTGAATTGGTCACAACGCCTGCTACATATTTAGCAGAAACTGCAGCAGTTGCATTTGGAATGACGAAAACTGCTGCAACAACTTTAGTAGGATTAACTATTGTAGCAGTTGGAACTTCATTACCAGAATTAATGACAACAATTGCAGCAGCTAAAAAAGGGCAAAATAATATGATTTTAGGGAATGTCATTGGCTCTAACATTTTAAATATCTTATTCATTATAGGCTTATCTTCAACAATCACAAATCTTAAGTTTAATGAAGCTATTTTAATTGATTTAGTAATTATGCTTGGTGTGACAATCTTTGTATCACTATTTGCGATTAAAGGAAAACTTACAAAAAATGTTGGTTTAATTTTAATTGTTACTTATATTTTTTACGTGGTTTACTTAGTTTTAAGAACATTTGGAGTATTATAA
- the rlmD gene encoding 23S rRNA (uracil(1939)-C(5))-methyltransferase RlmD, with translation MQQNVKIFDIIELEIKRMGINGEGIGYYQKLAIFVEGALPGEKILAQITEVFENRAIAKVLKILVQSENRTTPFCPVFDECGGCQTQHFNYSAMLKQKKDILIKSFDRYYKNYDKQIFAEPIGMEDPMHYRNKASLPFKKIDGKNQFGMFARNSNRFIAIEDCGVQHQKINEVFKTITELMDRYQLDAYDFESKTGFISHGVVRISENLDEIQVSFIVPERVVEIGYIVDDLIQLHPEIVSVFEIVNNDTKKDTFYTNESYLLFGKRTISEALDGNNYMLTPDTFFQLNTTQADKFYKKMVELADLKPNEIAIDAFAGVAPVSHYVYKYAKKVYAIEINKETSDTAKEALNFNNVTNVEVINSSFKQSTNLLMNENIDVIFFDPPRLGLGFDGIDMVKKLFPTRIVYGSCNPSTLAKDINELKDLYDIKTIVPVDMFPFTSLVESITLLEKKN, from the coding sequence ATGCAACAAAACGTTAAAATATTCGATATTATCGAATTAGAAATTAAACGTATGGGAATTAATGGAGAAGGTATTGGATACTACCAAAAATTAGCTATTTTTGTTGAAGGTGCTTTACCTGGAGAAAAAATACTAGCACAAATTACAGAAGTTTTTGAAAATAGAGCAATTGCCAAAGTACTTAAAATTCTTGTACAATCAGAAAACCGAACAACACCATTTTGTCCAGTGTTTGACGAATGTGGCGGATGTCAAACCCAACACTTTAACTATAGTGCAATGTTAAAACAAAAGAAAGATATCTTAATTAAGTCTTTTGATCGTTATTATAAAAATTATGATAAACAAATTTTTGCAGAACCTATTGGTATGGAAGACCCAATGCACTATCGCAATAAGGCAAGTCTACCATTCAAAAAAATAGATGGAAAAAACCAATTTGGAATGTTTGCAAGAAACTCTAATCGATTCATTGCGATTGAGGATTGTGGTGTCCAACACCAAAAGATTAATGAAGTATTTAAAACAATTACTGAATTAATGGATAGATATCAACTTGATGCGTATGATTTTGAATCAAAAACTGGATTCATATCTCATGGTGTGGTAAGAATTTCAGAAAACTTAGATGAAATTCAAGTTTCATTTATTGTTCCTGAAAGAGTTGTTGAAATTGGATATATTGTTGATGACCTTATTCAATTACACCCTGAAATTGTATCTGTATTTGAAATTGTTAATAATGATACAAAAAAAGATACATTTTATACCAATGAATCGTATTTATTATTTGGTAAACGGACCATTAGTGAAGCATTAGATGGCAATAACTACATGTTAACGCCGGATACATTTTTTCAGTTGAACACAACTCAAGCAGATAAGTTCTATAAAAAAATGGTGGAACTAGCTGATTTAAAGCCTAACGAGATTGCCATTGACGCATTTGCAGGTGTGGCACCTGTATCACATTATGTCTATAAATATGCTAAAAAGGTGTATGCAATCGAAATTAATAAAGAAACATCAGATACTGCAAAAGAAGCACTAAACTTCAATAATGTTACAAATGTTGAAGTGATCAATAGTAGTTTTAAACAATCAACTAATCTTTTAATGAATGAAAATATTGATGTTATTTTCTTTGATCCTCCACGCTTAGGCTTAGGATTTGATGGCATTGATATGGTAAAAAAATTATTTCCAACTCGAATTGTGTATGGTTCATGTAATCCCTCAACACTCGCTAAAGATATTAATGAATTAAAAGATTTATATGATATTAAAACAATAGTGCCTGTTGATATGTTTCCATTCACAAGTTTAGTTGAATCCATTACATTATTAGAAAAAAAGAACTAA
- a CDS encoding isochorismatase family protein, with the protein MRALIVIDVQKGLIDLKKETKIIDKINELIKKFRENNDKIIFVRHCSEHKEDFFNKENEGSKISEMLDYQNEFVVEKYTPSAFFQTTLTSYLKDNQIDELYVTGFNSEYCIAFTSIAAYDRGYKVKIVEDAIDTVNKGKIYGYKSLDITDFLLTVIHNSNVIELVETENVN; encoded by the coding sequence ATGAGAGCTTTAATAGTAATTGATGTCCAAAAAGGATTGATCGATTTAAAAAAAGAAACAAAAATTATTGATAAAATTAATGAATTAATCAAAAAGTTTAGAGAAAATAATGACAAAATTATTTTTGTTAGACACTGTAGTGAGCATAAAGAAGATTTCTTTAATAAAGAGAATGAAGGATCTAAAATTTCTGAAATGTTAGATTATCAAAATGAGTTTGTTGTAGAAAAATATACACCGAGTGCATTCTTTCAAACAACACTAACATCATATTTAAAAGATAATCAAATTGATGAACTATATGTTACTGGCTTTAATAGTGAATATTGTATTGCATTTACATCAATTGCTGCCTATGATAGAGGATACAAAGTTAAAATTGTAGAAGATGCAATTGATACTGTAAATAAAGGTAAAATTTATGGTTATAAATCATTAGATATTACTGATTTTTTACTTACTGTAATTCATAATTCAAATGTAATTGAACTTGTTGAAACTGAAAATGTAAATTAG